Below is a window of Streptomyces genisteinicus DNA.
CGCCGAACAGGCCCAGCACCACCAGGGACACCAGGAAGAAGCGGGTGGCCCTGGCGTACCGCAGCAGCCGCGGGTCGATCGGTTTCACGTGAAACATCCCCTCGCTGAGACGCGCGCTAGTGGGAGTCGGCCAGGTGCTGGGTGCCGATCCGCTTGCGGAACACCCAGTAGGTCCAGCCCTGGTAGAGGAGCACCAGCGGGGTCGCGATGACCGCGAGCCAGGTCATGATCTTCAGCGTGTAGGGGCTCGACGAGGCGTTGGTGACCGTCAGGCTCCACTCCTCGTTCAGGGTGGACGGCATGACGTCGGGGAAGAGCGCGAGGAAGAGCATCGCGACCGCGGCCGCGATCGTGACCCCGGACAGGGCGAACGACCAGCCCTCCCGGCCCGCCCTGATCGCCCCGATCGCGCCGAGCAGCGCCGCCACCGTGACCGCCAGTGCCACCAGGCTCGGGCCGTCTCCCCGCAGCACCTGGGTCCAGAGCAGGAAGCACGCCGCCGGTACCGCGGTCGCGAGCCCGAGCCGGAACGCGAGCCGGCGGGCCCGCACCCGTATGTCCCCGACCGTCTTCAGCGCGGCGAACACGGCGCCGTGGAAGGTGAAGAGCGCGAGCGTCACCACTCCGCCGAGGAGCGCGTAGGGGTTGAGCAGGTCGGACAGTCCGCCGACGAACTCCTTGTCGCCGTCGATCGCCACACCCCGCACGATGTTGCCGAAGGCGACACCCCAGAGCACGGCCGGCAGCAGCGAGGTCCAGAAGATCGCGTGCTCCCAGTTGGTCTGCCACCGCTCCTCGTCCCGCTTGTGCCGGTACTCGAAGGCGACCCCGCGCACGATGAGGCAGATCAGGATCAGCAGCAGCGGCAGATAGAAGCCGGAGAAGAGCGTGGCGTACCAGTCGGGGAAGGCGGCGAACGTGGCGCCGCCCGCGGTCAGCAGCCACACCTCGTTGCCGTCCCAGACCGGGCCGATCGTGTTGATCAGCACCCGGCGCTCGGCACGGTCGCGCGCGAGCAGCTTCGTCAGGACCCCGATGCCGAAGTCGAAGCCCTCCAGGAAGAAGTAGCCGGTCCACAGGACGGCGATGAGTACGAACCAGACGTTGTGGAGTTCCATTGCCCCATCAGCTCCTCAGCGCTCTCAGTGCTCTCGGCGGGCTCAGTACGAGAAGGCCATCGGCCGGTCGGGGTCGCGGTCGTCGCCACCGATCCGGGTGGGCGGGTTGAGGTCGGCCTCGGTGAGTTCGGGCGGGCCGGCCTTCACGTACTTCACCAGCAGCTTGACCTCGATCACCGCGAGCACGGCGTAGAGCAGGGTGAAGGCGATCATCGAGGTGAGCACCTCGCCCTGCGAGACACCGGGGGAGACCGCGTCGCTGGTGCGCAGCACTCCGTAGACGACCCAGGGCTGACGGCCCATCTCGGTGAAGATCCAGCCCCAGGAGCTGGCGATCAGCGGGAAGGTCATGGTCCACAGGGCGATCAGCCAGTACCAGCGGGCCAGGCGCGGAGCGAGGGCCTTCTTCCGGAAGAGGACCAGATGCGGCACCTCGTCCTCGCCGGTCCGCAGCGCGGGCGGCAGCAGGAACCTCTTGCGGGTCAGCCAGAGGCCGAGCATCCCGATGCTGAGGGAGGCCATGCCGAAGCCGATCATCCACCGGAAGCCCCAGTAGGCGACCGGGATGTTGGGCCGGTAGTCCCCCGGGCCGAACTTCTCCTGCTCGGCCTTGTTGATGTCGTTGATCCCGGGGACGTACGAGCTGAAGTCGTCGTTGGCCAGGAAGGACAGCAGTCCGGGGATCTCGATGGCCACCTTGTTGTGGCCGGCGTCGACATCCCCGTAGGCGAAGATCGAGAACGGCGCGGGGGCCTCGCCCTCCCAGAGGGCCTCGGCCGCGGCCATCTTCATGGGCTGCTGCTTGAACATCACCTTGCCGAGCAGGTCGCCGCTGACAGCGGTCAGCAGTCCGGCGACGGTGACGGTCACCAGTCCCAGCCGGAGCGAGGTGCGCATCACCGGGATGTGCTTCTTCCGGGCGAGGTGGTACGCGGCGATGCCGACCATGAACGCGCCGCCGACCAGGAAGGCCGCGGTGATGGTGTGGAAGAACTGGGTGAGCGCGGTGTTCTGGGTGAGGACCAGCCAGAAGTCCGTCAGCTCGGCGCGGCCGCGCTCCTCGTCGATCCGGTAGCCGACGGGGTGCTGCATCCAGGAGTTGGCCGCGAGGATGAAGTAGGCCGACAGGATCGTGCCGATCGAGACCATCCATATGCAGGCGAGGTGGATCTTCTTCGGCAGCTTGTCCCAGCCGAAGATCCACAGGCCGATGAAGGTGGACTCGAAGAAGAACGCGATGAGCGCCTCGAAGGCGAGCGGGGCGCCGAAGACGTCGCCGACGAAGCGTGAGTAGTCCGACCAGTTCATGCCGAACTGGAACTCCTGCACGATGCCCGTCACCACGCCCATGGCGATGTTGATCAGGAACAGCTTCCCCCAGAACTTGGTCGCCCGGAGGTACTTCTCCTTGCCGGTCCGTACCCAGGCCGTCTGCAGGCCGGCGGTGAGCGCGGCGAGCGAGATCGTGAGCGGCACGAAGAGGAAGTGGTAGACGGTGGTGATGCCGAACTGCCATCGCGCCAGGGTCTCCGGCGCCAGTGCGAGGCTCGAATCCACGTCGTCTCTCCTTACGTACGTCGGCGTGGTGACCGAGGTCCGCGCGCCCCGCATATCCCCGCAGTACGGGAGAAGCCAGGCGAGCTTGTGAACGCGTTCACATTCACAAGCATTATGGCGCACAGATATTCGGCTCGATTCGCCGGGGGGTCGTTTCGGCCACCGGACATGGCGGACCCCCGTGAACAGGGCGTTCACGGGGGTCCGGTGATCCTGGCCGGCCGCCGGGACCCGGGCGGGCCCGGACCGGCGCCGGCGTCAGCCCGTCAGGGTCTTGCGGAAGGCCTCCGCGGTGTGCAGAAAGACATCATTGGCCTCGCCCTCACCGATGGTCACGCGCACGCCCTCCCCCGCGAACGGCCGCACCACGACGCCCGCGCTCTCGCAGGCCGCGGCGAAGTCGAGGGTCTGCTCGCCGAGACGCAGCCACACGAAGTTCGCCTGGGTCTCCGGCACCGTCCAGCCCTGGGCGACCAGCCCTTCGTACACCCGGGTCCGCTCGCACACCAGCGAGCCGACCCGGCCCAGGAGCTCGTCCTCGGCCCGCAGGGAGGCGACCGCCGCGTCCTGGGCGAGCTGCGAGACGCCGAACGGCACCGCGGTCTTGCGCAGCGCGGCGGCCACCGGCTCGTGGGCCACCGCGAAACCGACCCTCAGCCCGGCGAGGCCGTACGCCTTGGAGAACGTCCGCAGCACCGCCACGTTCGGCCGGTCCCGGTAGATCTCCAGACCGTCCGGCACCTCCGCGTCGCGGATGAACTCCCGGTACGCCTCGTCCAGGACCACCAGCACGTCGGAGGGCACCCGGTCGAGGAACCGCTCCAGCTCGGCGCGGCGCACGACGGTCCCGGTCGGGTTGTTGGGGTTGCAGACGAAGATCAGCCTGGTGCGCTCGGTGATCGCCGCCGCCATCGCGTCCAGGTCGTGCACCTCGCCCGCGGTGAGCGGCACCTGGACCGAGGTCGCCCCGCTGATCTGCGTGATGATCGGGTACGCCTCGAAGGAGCGCCAGGCGTACATCACCTCGTCGCCCGGCCCCGAGGTCGACTGGATCAGCGACTGGGCCACCCCCACCGAGCCGGTCCCGGTCGCCAGGTGCGTCGCGGGGACGCCGAACCGCTCGGAGAGCTCGTTCATCAGGCCGCTGCACGCCATGTCGGGGTAGCGATTGAAGTTCCGGGCCGCGGCGATCGCGGTCTCCATGACCCCCGGGAGCGGCGGGTAGGGGTTCTCGTTGGAGGACAGCTTGAAGGCGACCGGCCCGTCGGCCGCCGCCGGCTTGCCCGGCTTGTACGTGGGGATGCCGTCCAGCTCGGCGCGGAGCTTGGGACTCGTCTCGCTCACCGCAGGTCCTCCTCAGACCGTCATGCCACTCGGTACCGCGGTGCGCGTCGGTACGGGACACCGGGCCTCCGCACACCAATACTGCTCACCTTATGAGGATTCGCCTCCGCTGCGAATGGCCCGCGGAAAGGAAGGGGGGAGCACGCCGCCCTGGCGCGCGCCCCTGGCTCACTCCGTGGCGCGCATCACCCGTAGTGGTGAGTTGAGACCTCTTCGCAACATGGACCCCTCGCCAGGCCCACGCGCACCGATAGCGGCAACTCCTCACCCACCAGCCCCAACTTCCTTGCTATAAAAGGCGCTTGAGGCTAAATGATCATGCAGAAACGTGCCTGTCAACGTGTGCATATGCGACCGGCCAGACCCACCGCCCGCGCCCTACTATCGGCACGCCATGACAGCAGCAGGGAAGCACCAGGTGAGCCGGACGGAAACATCCCGCCGGGGCAGCCGGCAGGGGCGGGCGGGCATCCGGGACGTCGCCGCCGCCGCCGGCGTCTCGATCACGACCGTCTCCGACGCGCTCAACGGGAAGGGCAGACTCCCGGACGCCACCCGCCGGCACGTCAGGGAGGTCGCCGACCGGCTGGGCTACCGCCCCTCCGCCGCGGCCCGCACCCTCCGTACGGGCAAGTCCGGGTTAATCGGCCTCACCGTGACGACATACGGGGATGAACCTTTCACCTTCACGGAGTTCGCCTACTTCGCGGAGATGGCCAGAGCCGCCACGTCGGCGGCGCTCGCCCGCGGCTACGCGCTGGTCATCCTGCCCGCCACCTCACGCCACGACGTCTGGTCGAACGTCGCCCTCGACGGCACCGTCGTCATCGACCCCTCCGACCACGACCCCGTCGTCACCGAACTGGTCCGCCAGGGACTGCCGGTCGTCTCCGACGGCCGCCCGGCCGGCACCCTGCCCGTCACGGCCTGGGTCGACAACGACCACGAAGCCGCCGTGCTCGACCTGCTCGACCACCTCGCCGCGGCCGGCGCCCGCCGGATCGGCCTGCTCACCGGCACCACCACGGACACCTACACCCGGCTCTCGACCACCGCCTACCTCAACTGGTGCGAGCGCGTGGGCCAGGACCCGGTCTACGAGTCGTACCCCGCCCACGACCCGTGCGCGGGCGCTGTCGCCGCGGACCGGCTGCTGGCCCGGCCCGACCGGCCCGACGCCGTCTACGGTCTCTTCGACCCCAACGGGACCGACCTGCTGGCCGCTGCCCGCCGCTACGGGCTGCGCGTCCCGGACGACCTGCTGCTGGTCTGCTGCAGCGAGTCCACCGTCTACGCGACCACCGAACCGCCGATCACCACGCTCTCCCTCAAGCCGCGCCGCATCGGCACGGCCGTGGTCCAGCTGCTGATCGACGCCATCGAGGGAATCGACGAGGACCGGCCGGTCGAGCAGGTGATACCGACCGAACTGATCGTCAGAACGTCCTCCCAGCGCCGCCCGCCGCGCACCACCGTGAGCGCCCCGCGGTCACCCGCGAAGGACTAGACCTTCCCAATAGGGACGAAACGACCGGCGAACCGGGGGTGCGGCAGGATTCATCACCCCTGGTGCGTCACACACCGCCGGGCTCATTCCTATGATGGGCGAACGACACCGCGGACCACCCCGACCAGGCTGGGCCGAGAGGTGAACGGCGGCGCGACGGTGTGGAGGGGTCGATGACTCAGGGGGCCGGTCAGGGACCCGTGGTGCGGACGGCGACACTGCGCGATTTCCGCGTGCCGCCCTACGCCCAGGTGCCGGTGCAGTCGCAGTCCGCGGACCCGGGACACCCGGGCAACGCGTTCCCGGAGGGCGAGCCGCCGGAGGGCTACACGCCCACCGCACGCGACCTGCCGGTGATCAGCCGCGGCGGCCCCGGTGACACCGTCCAGGTGCGGGTCGACCCCGAGCCGCAGTCCCCGCCCGCCGGCCGCGGCCCGCTGTACGTCGTCGGCGACGTCCACGGCTACCTCGAGGAACTCGTCGCGGCCCTCGCCGAGCAGGGCATCATCGACGCCGACCTGCGCTGGGCGGCCGGCAACGCCCGCCTCTGGTTCCTCGGCGACTTCACCGACCGCGGCCCCGACGGCATCGGCGTGATCGACCTCGTGATGCGGCTCTCCGCCGAGGCGGCCGCAGCGGGCGGCTACTGCAAGGCCCTCATGGGCAACCACGAGCTGCTGCTGCTCGGCGCCAAGCGGTTCGGCGACACCCCGGTCAACTCCGGGGCCGGCACCGCCACCTTCCAGGCGGCCTGGCTCCTCAACGGTGGCCAGAAGTACGACATGGACCGGCTCCAGGAGGTCCACCTCCAGTGGATGGCCAGGCTCGACGCCGTCGTGGAGGAGGACGGCCATCTGCTGCTGCACTCCGACACCACCGCGTACCTCGACTACGGCGCCACGATCGAGGACGTCAACGACGCCGTGCACCAGGTCCTCACCCTCAACGACGCCGACCAGTGCTGGGACCTGTTCCGCAAGTTCACCAAGCGCTTCGCCTTCCGCGACGAGGGCGGCGCGGAAGCGGTCCGCGAACTGCTCGGGGCCTACGGCGGCCGGCGCGTGGTGCACGGCCACAGCCCGATCCCGTACCTGCTCGGCGAGGTCGGCACCGAGGACGGCGAGGACGGCGAACGCACCCTGGTCGACGGCCCGCACGTGTACGCGGACGGGCTCGCCATCGCCATGGACGGCGGAGTGACCATGGCCGGAAAGCTTCTCGTGCAACAACTCCCCCTCCAGGACTGAGCCGGTCCGCGACAGGCGATTTCCCCGAACCCTCTGTCACGCCGCGCCGTCGCCGCTCTACCATCGGCTTATCCGTAGCAGGCTCTCCTCCGTTCACGCCCCCATCGCCCGGTACCGACGGGCGATCCGCGGCCTACGGAGCATCGGGGGATGCACATGAACAGCGCTCCGCACCTGCTGACCGAGGACCGCGCAGAGTACGAGCGGGTCCTCGACGAAGCACTGCGCCACGACCGGGAACGCCGTGATCCGGCCGCCACGACGGCACGGCTGAGTACCGAACAGCTGCGCACCATGGCACTCAACGCGACGGCGCTCATCGTCGCGTCGGCCGCCGCCGAGTACGAGCACTACGTGAAGGTCCGCGCCGAGGTGCGCGCCGCGGCGGGCGGCGCGGGCCACACGACGGGCGGGCTCGCCCCCGCCGTCGGGGCCGCGGAGAGCGGCGCGGGTGTCGCCGCCGTGGTCGCCGTGCTCGCGCCGCTGCTCGCCGGCACCGCCGCGGCGATCTTCCTGATCACCGGCTATCTGCTGAAGATGCTCAGCCCGCCGCCGGCCTTCGCCGACACCCTGCTCTCCGCCGGATGGCTCTTCGGCGCGCTCACCGCCGCCGCCGTCCTCGCCGCCGCCGTCGCGCTGCTGCTCACCGCCCTGCGCAACGACGCCAGCCATGTCGCGGACGGCAGACCGTACGACGAGCCGCCCCCCGAGGTCAGGGACGCCAAGGAGGCGTGGTGCGAGGCGCTGCTGGACCGCGGCATCCTTCCCTTCCTGCGGGCCGCGCTGGCCGAACGCCCCGGAGCCCAGCCGCCCTCGGACACCGGACGGCCCGTGAGCCGCATCCCCAAGATCGGGTACAGCGGCCCCGACTTCTCCAGCCCCGCCGAGGGCCGCACCTCGGGCCGGCGCCCCCGGTACACCAGCCCGGACTTCTCCAGCCCGGACTTCGGGGGCCCCGAACACCGGCCGGACTGAACCGGCGGCCGTGCCGTCCGGCGGTCCCGGAACCGTCGGACCACCCGCGCCCCCGGCCCGTGGGCCGGCACACCGGCCGGCCCGGTCCCGCGACCCCCCGTCGGCCCCGGGACCGGACGGCGGTGCCGCCCCGCGGCACACGGCCGCGGGACGGGCGCCGGCCGGATCAGTCGGCCAGCGGCAGGTAGACCCGGTTGCCCGCGGCGGCGAACTCCGCGGACTTCTCCGCCATCCCGGCCTCGATCTCCTCCTGGCTGCCGCCGTGCTCCCGGCGGATGTCCTGGGAGATCTTCATCGAGCAGAACTTCGGCCCGCACATCGAGCAGAAGTGCGCGGTCTTCGCGGGCTCCGCGGGCAGCGTCTGGTCGTGGAACTCCCGTGCCGTGTCCGGGTCGAGCGCCAGGTTGAACTGGTCCTCCCAGCGGAACTCGAACCGGGCGTCGGACAGCGCGTCGTCCCACTCCTGGGCGCCGGGGTGCCCCTTGGCGAGGTCCGCGGCGTGCGCGGCGATCTTGTACGTGATCACACCGGTCTTCACGTCGTCGCGGTCCGGCAGGCCGAGGTGCTCCTTGGGCGTCACGTAGCAGAGCATGGCCGTGCCCCACCAGGCGATCATCGCGGCGCCGATGCCGGACGTGATGTGGTCGTACGCCGGGGCGACGTCCGTGGTCAGCGGGCCGAGCGTGTAGAACGGCGCCTCCTCGCAGATCTCCTGCTGGAGGTCGATGTTCTCCTTGATCTTGTGCATCGGGACGTGGCCCGGTCCCTCGATCATCGTCTGCACGCCGTGCCGCTTGGCGATCGTGTTGAGCTCGCCGAGCGTGCGGAGCTCGGCGAACTGGGCCTCGTCGTTGGCGTCCGCGATCGACCCGGGCCGCAGCCCGTCGCCGAGGGAGTAGGTCACGTCGTACGCGGCGAGGATCTCGCAGAGCTCCTCGAAGTTCTCGTAGAGGAACGACTCCCTGTGGTGCGCGAGGCACCACGCCGCCATGATCGACCCGCCGCGCGAGACGATGCCCGTCTTGCGGCGCGCGGTCAGCGGCACGTACCGCAGCAGCACTCCGGCGTGGACGGTCATGTAGTCCACGCCCTGCTCGGCCTGCTCGATCACCGTGTCCTTGTAGATGTCCCAGCTCAGCTCCTCCGCCTTGCCGTCGACCTTCTCCAGCGCCTGGTAGAGCGGCACCGTGCCGATGGGGACGGGGGAGTTGCGCAGCACCCACTCGCGGGTGGTGTGGATGTTGCGGCCGGTGGAGAGGTCCATGACCGTGTCGGCGCCCCAGCGGGTCGCCCACGTCATCTTCTCCACCTCCTCCTCGATCGAGGAGGTGACGGCGGAGTTGCCGATGTTGGCGTTGACCTTCACCAGGAACCGCTTGCCGATGATCATCGGCTCGATCTCCGGGTGGTTGACGTTGGCGGGCAGCACGGCCCGTCCCGCGGCGATCTCCTCGCGCACCACCTCGGGCGCGACGTTCTCGCGGAGGGCGACGAACTCCATCTCCGGGGTGATCTCGCCCCGCCGGGCGTAGGCGAGCTGGGTCACGGCCTGTCCTGCGCGGCCGCGGCGCGGCTGGCGCGGACGGCCCGGGAAG
It encodes the following:
- the cydB gene encoding cytochrome d ubiquinol oxidase subunit II, giving the protein MELHNVWFVLIAVLWTGYFFLEGFDFGIGVLTKLLARDRAERRVLINTIGPVWDGNEVWLLTAGGATFAAFPDWYATLFSGFYLPLLLILICLIVRGVAFEYRHKRDEERWQTNWEHAIFWTSLLPAVLWGVAFGNIVRGVAIDGDKEFVGGLSDLLNPYALLGGVVTLALFTFHGAVFAALKTVGDIRVRARRLAFRLGLATAVPAACFLLWTQVLRGDGPSLVALAVTVAALLGAIGAIRAGREGWSFALSGVTIAAAVAMLFLALFPDVMPSTLNEEWSLTVTNASSSPYTLKIMTWLAVIATPLVLLYQGWTYWVFRKRIGTQHLADSH
- a CDS encoding cytochrome ubiquinol oxidase subunit I, translating into MDSSLALAPETLARWQFGITTVYHFLFVPLTISLAALTAGLQTAWVRTGKEKYLRATKFWGKLFLINIAMGVVTGIVQEFQFGMNWSDYSRFVGDVFGAPLAFEALIAFFFESTFIGLWIFGWDKLPKKIHLACIWMVSIGTILSAYFILAANSWMQHPVGYRIDEERGRAELTDFWLVLTQNTALTQFFHTITAAFLVGGAFMVGIAAYHLARKKHIPVMRTSLRLGLVTVTVAGLLTAVSGDLLGKVMFKQQPMKMAAAEALWEGEAPAPFSIFAYGDVDAGHNKVAIEIPGLLSFLANDDFSSYVPGINDINKAEQEKFGPGDYRPNIPVAYWGFRWMIGFGMASLSIGMLGLWLTRKRFLLPPALRTGEDEVPHLVLFRKKALAPRLARWYWLIALWTMTFPLIASSWGWIFTEMGRQPWVVYGVLRTSDAVSPGVSQGEVLTSMIAFTLLYAVLAVIEVKLLVKYVKAGPPELTEADLNPPTRIGGDDRDPDRPMAFSY
- the hisC gene encoding histidinol-phosphate transaminase → MSETSPKLRAELDGIPTYKPGKPAAADGPVAFKLSSNENPYPPLPGVMETAIAAARNFNRYPDMACSGLMNELSERFGVPATHLATGTGSVGVAQSLIQSTSGPGDEVMYAWRSFEAYPIITQISGATSVQVPLTAGEVHDLDAMAAAITERTRLIFVCNPNNPTGTVVRRAELERFLDRVPSDVLVVLDEAYREFIRDAEVPDGLEIYRDRPNVAVLRTFSKAYGLAGLRVGFAVAHEPVAAALRKTAVPFGVSQLAQDAAVASLRAEDELLGRVGSLVCERTRVYEGLVAQGWTVPETQANFVWLRLGEQTLDFAAACESAGVVVRPFAGEGVRVTIGEGEANDVFLHTAEAFRKTLTG
- a CDS encoding LacI family DNA-binding transcriptional regulator, which encodes MTAAGKHQVSRTETSRRGSRQGRAGIRDVAAAAGVSITTVSDALNGKGRLPDATRRHVREVADRLGYRPSAAARTLRTGKSGLIGLTVTTYGDEPFTFTEFAYFAEMARAATSAALARGYALVILPATSRHDVWSNVALDGTVVIDPSDHDPVVTELVRQGLPVVSDGRPAGTLPVTAWVDNDHEAAVLDLLDHLAAAGARRIGLLTGTTTDTYTRLSTTAYLNWCERVGQDPVYESYPAHDPCAGAVAADRLLARPDRPDAVYGLFDPNGTDLLAAARRYGLRVPDDLLLVCCSESTVYATTEPPITTLSLKPRRIGTAVVQLLIDAIEGIDEDRPVEQVIPTELIVRTSSQRRPPRTTVSAPRSPAKD
- a CDS encoding metallophosphoesterase, encoding MTQGAGQGPVVRTATLRDFRVPPYAQVPVQSQSADPGHPGNAFPEGEPPEGYTPTARDLPVISRGGPGDTVQVRVDPEPQSPPAGRGPLYVVGDVHGYLEELVAALAEQGIIDADLRWAAGNARLWFLGDFTDRGPDGIGVIDLVMRLSAEAAAAGGYCKALMGNHELLLLGAKRFGDTPVNSGAGTATFQAAWLLNGGQKYDMDRLQEVHLQWMARLDAVVEEDGHLLLHSDTTAYLDYGATIEDVNDAVHQVLTLNDADQCWDLFRKFTKRFAFRDEGGAEAVRELLGAYGGRRVVHGHSPIPYLLGEVGTEDGEDGERTLVDGPHVYADGLAIAMDGGVTMAGKLLVQQLPLQD
- the thiC gene encoding phosphomethylpyrimidine synthase ThiC, translating into MTVSDARTPASSQNDEAGKSIGWHKGYVEGSRPDIRVPVRKVHLTNGRDVTLYDTSGPYTDPAEQTDVRRGLAPLRENWITARGDTEEYAGRPVRPEDDGIKHTSPRGGLRNLDAVFPGRPRQPRRGRAGQAVTQLAYARRGEITPEMEFVALRENVAPEVVREEIAAGRAVLPANVNHPEIEPMIIGKRFLVKVNANIGNSAVTSSIEEEVEKMTWATRWGADTVMDLSTGRNIHTTREWVLRNSPVPIGTVPLYQALEKVDGKAEELSWDIYKDTVIEQAEQGVDYMTVHAGVLLRYVPLTARRKTGIVSRGGSIMAAWCLAHHRESFLYENFEELCEILAAYDVTYSLGDGLRPGSIADANDEAQFAELRTLGELNTIAKRHGVQTMIEGPGHVPMHKIKENIDLQQEICEEAPFYTLGPLTTDVAPAYDHITSGIGAAMIAWWGTAMLCYVTPKEHLGLPDRDDVKTGVITYKIAAHAADLAKGHPGAQEWDDALSDARFEFRWEDQFNLALDPDTAREFHDQTLPAEPAKTAHFCSMCGPKFCSMKISQDIRREHGGSQEEIEAGMAEKSAEFAAAGNRVYLPLAD